Within the Gopherus evgoodei ecotype Sinaloan lineage chromosome 18, rGopEvg1_v1.p, whole genome shotgun sequence genome, the region CTCAAATTAGACCACCGGCTTTAAAAGAAGGGCTCACAATGGAAAAAGCTGACACACAAAATATAGCAGCAGAAACTAGTGTTAATATACAAAGCCTAATTTCAGAATAAACACATCAAATGCATTTTAGAAGACCACTGGACTTTCCAGCCAGCATGGGTTTGTGGGGCAGAGCCCGGTTGTCAGGCCAGATTACCTGGTCTGTCTGTGAAGCCAGGCAACTTCACTGAGGCGAGCTCTCAGGGGGTAATCAAGATGTTTGCAACAGCTTCCTGAATTGGCTGGCTGGGGCAGTTGATAAAAGGATGTTAGAGATAGTATGAGAGCTAGCCCACAGTCCTGCCACGGCAGCATTGTTCCCTATGCTACTAGTCCTAGTCTACAGGACTAATTTCTATTCCTGCTAGTCTAGAAGATAATAGTAGTTAAAAGAGGTGGAAAAGACCTACTAGCTCACTAGTTCCATAGAAGGGTAGACTACAGTGCCAGAGTATGTATTAAATATTAAGCTGATACCTCTCACTTCATCTTACCAACACGTCAGGTACAATCTCTAGGTAAGAGGGAAGAGCTTCATGTTTTCATTCCCCGAGTCCAGATATTTCAGCCACCTTCATTGTTCCATCCATGATCAGATCATAAAGTGATGGTTAGATAAATCCACAGGGTAGTCAATTACATAAATGAGATGCAATGGTAAATGTAAGCTTGCTTAATTGGGAGAAAAGAGCTGCTTTGAAGAGCACGTTCCAATAACTGTCACCTCTTTTAGCAATGGTAATACCTGTACTCTCTTGAAAAAGATCAGATTTCCTTTTGGAATGCAGATCTATGCTATTTTGAGCTTTTCCCTTTGGAAAATGTTGTGCGTGAATTCTGTGTTTGTAAAAGGTGATAGACTGAGAGCCTTACAGAGCGAAGGATACGATCACAGAACAGGCAAGATACAATGGCAATGGAAGCTTCTACCAAAACATCAAAACCAGGAGAGCAGTGACTAATTCACTGGTGATCTTACTGCTGAAAATGATCACAAGGTGCCAAACAGTGGTGAACAAACACCAGTAGGAAAGTGGTCTGAGCACTAAATAAGCATTTGATAAGAAGTTTCAGTGTCAATGTTGGAAGGACTGCAAATGAATAGGTAAATGGATCTATAGTCCCTAggcaacttttaaaaatctcaatctAATATCTAATGTAATGTGTAggatgcttttctaaacttgTTTCACACTTCTTAATTTTCCTGGAGTGTGCCATGTAACTatgcataaataataaataaaaaatgttttcaatcaCCAAAAATTGCAAAACTTAACCAGTTATTACACATTTTACAGTGTCACATCCTATTCAACTGAATAGTTATACAATTGCTAATGTAACCAGCACTAACAGCGATTCACTGCAGTATTCTAGTGTCCAGACCACATCAAGGCATCAAGCTACAGTGCACATTATGCCACATACAAAATGCCTTTAAAAGTATTTCCTCATCCACAATTTATTTGCAGCAATTAGATTTTATGCATAAAACAATGTTCAAGAACAAAAtcaccataaaaaaaaaacacagcctCATTGGGACTGTCCTTTAGCACAAACAGGCCCTGCTTTCCTTACAATTTTTAAACAGTTTGAATACTACTAGAAGGAGCAGCCTGAATATTTTAAACACGTTAAAAATGTTAAGTGTTTCGCAGGGTTTTCTGCAGAACTATGCCAGTTGCTCCTGACTGGCACCCCTGGTATGGGTAGCAAAGcctacaaaataaatatttggtgTGGTATTTACTTCCATACCAGGAAATAAACATGGAGTTGTCTGAGAATCTCATCCAAATAAATAAAGGTATTTATTTGGATAGGCAGTTATGTAATAGACTTCAGTTTTGGATATTTCCCATTATTCAATGGCAAGTCTGTGTACATAGTGAAAGGAATCATGAGAGAATATCACACGATATCTTGTCCTATGTTTTCCCGCACTGTAAAACACATTAACTTGCTCCTGCAGTGTTAAGGATGGATATTCTAAGAGGTCTATGAATAAAGATTAACTTaacagaagtatcagaggggtagccaagttagcctgtatccacaaaaataaagGAATCTgctggcaccttaaaaactaacagatttatttgggcataagcttccgtgagtaaaaaacctcacttcttcagatgcgtggAGTCAGTTACAGTCTGAACCACAATAAATGAAACTAAGTGTCATGCTAGGTGAGCAGGTCTTAAATTGGTAAATTGTAGCAGCTATACTACTGGAAGATTTTGGTTTGGGTATCAGGCATGTCATAATTCCTCCTTGCTTTGGAATGTAACTTCTAAAAATCCGAATTGTTCAATAAATCTTAACATTTAGTTTTGTGATAAACTATTTCAGAAATTAGGAATACAATCAGTGCATAAACTTTAAGTATTGTGTACATGGAATATTTTATTTACctcttacaaaaaaaaatcaaaagttcacTGATTATTACACAAGTCTAATGTCCTTGCATTTGCAGTGGTATTATTTCAAGGTATTAATTTTATCCAAACCAACAACAAAGCCCTCTGAAGGATTCATGTACATTTGCTTTGCTGAGCTCTGTGTTATTATCTAAAGGACGCAAGCTTACTTAATTCCTTCTAGATGTTTTTCTTGTAGTCCACATTTAGCTACAAAAAGCAAGTTCTtcacaagtttttaaaaagtttacttTATTGGTTACAGTTATATAAAATGTACCACGGTAGTCCCATTTAGCTGGTCATTAAGTGCTTGCAACAGCAGAGAGATCTTATACATCTGAGAGATTTCCAACGTTTATTTCatgctggaggaaaaacaaaaaaaaaccactcttCATTTGCTTGCCTGCACTTAAAATATATCCAACAAGGctaaaatgtttaaaagcaaGGACAATCCCGTTTGTATGTCAAATtgtaatttttaatgttttcattagAATAATCTTTATATCACTCtccaacaaaagaaaatataactaAAAGCAAACTTTAATACAGGCACACTCTCCAGATtaacaacccaaaacaaaaaacaaaaagaaattaatGTAAAATGTAAATCACATATAATACAATTGAAGTGtccaaaacaatttaaataattttaaatattttattttttttaaacttgctacaAATGCTTTATACAATATTCCAACATAAAGTCCCCATAACAGAAATGTAACAAAATGGGAATGATAGTGAAAGTGGAAGTGGCACAAATTCACCAAACAAGTATTAAACTACAAATTTTAAGAGGTAGATTACTTGTTAAGGGGGGGCgggaggagaagagggggagggtgcATAATGAAACTAGCTGCTTTCCATCAACTGAGTCATTAATCCGGCAGGGTATATAAATGCACGAGAAATTATATTTCCACAAAGAGCTCTTTATGAGCAGTAAAGTTAATTTGTTGCTTTTAAGTTATTAGATAATGAGGTGTCAGACCTTGTACAGTAATTATATATTTATCTTTCAAAATATACACCTACACAGCCCCGTTTCTGGCctgtttattaataaaatagtACACAGTATCCAATTATATGGAATTCAGAAATTGGTGCCTGTATTTCATTTCTATAAGAAGaaagttttatttgtatttataaatAGGAGATAGGACATTTTATGAATTTCCCAAACCTGGTTTTCCCACATCTATGCTGGGCATCTAaaagacttaaaaacaaaacacaaaacaaaaaacaaaagtgggggtggaaggagaaaaggagaaagtTCTGTCACACTAGGTTCCTCTCCACtagttaatttaaaagaaaagcttcagGAGACTCAATACATGACAAAAATACTTTGAGTGCAGCAACATTTGTCGTCCCTGACTCTACAACGAACTATTGATAAAACAGGAACCTGCTTTGCAAAGTTTTAAGCTGAAATGTCTTTTTGCATACCATTCATCAAGATATGGGCAAAACCAGAAATCTGAGCTATCAGTAAAGTGGCAGCAGATTCTGTTCAGTTTAGCCCATATTGCTTCCTTCCTTTATTTATTAATAGTACCCTTCTCTTCGTATGTAAAACATTCTATAGCCCAGCGTGTGTATCAGACACCAATGAAGAAAACATATGCCTGACACTAAACATTGGAGCAAGAAGCCTGCAGGCAATCAGCTGCATTTTATGATTGAGAGTCAGTTTCAGCTGGTTTCGCAAGCTTGATGGATTTCACATCCATGTTCGTAGTGCTTATCCTAAATTGAGCATttagggatttttgttttgtttttacaggaGGTTCCtagaaaataagaaacaaaaactGAAGATAAATGACAAAAATAATAGTATAAGCTGTTTATGAACTGAATATACTTCCAAAGAAAACACAAACCAAAGTGTGAGAAGTGGACTTGAAGACAAACAATTGCTTACTGAAGCAGATGGTTTTGAAAAGTACTTAATTAAgatttcccagaaaaaaaaaaacacagaaatgctTGTGTGCAGAACAGAATCAAAGTTTGCTGACTGATGCCTGGTGTGTAGGGCATCAATTAATGTATTAGGGCAAGAAACCCTTGATTCTTGACATAAATATCAAGGATAAGCAGGCAAATAAAATCCAGGGTTATGAATTTAAAAGGTatatttctaaaacaaaacagcaaacttcCTTTTTAGCTGAACTATCCTTAAGACCAGCCAACAACGCAAGCTGCAATGGGAAACGACAGAATGTCAAAGCTGACTCTATTTAAGTCCTTATTCATGCCATGAACACTTTGAAACAACATGCaaaggatcactttttttccaatgtacattattaAATAGCTAATCTGGATGCAAGGATGTACATCTCTGGCTCCAAATTCTACTGATTTTTAGTACGTCTCATGCAAAATCCTTGGTTACTAAAAACAGTTTTACAGACCTCTCTTCAAGACAGAGACACTGATGTAGTGAGATAATTAGGGCTAGCTGGTTTCTCTTGCTCTTTGAAGACACTTTTCTGTATAATTGGCTGACAAATTCAAAAAAATTTTTCTGCTTCtctttcttgtgtgtgtgtattgattTATTTGTTTATAGTTCAAAGTAACTGGAGTCTATTTCCCCTTTTGCCCATTGGAATTATGCGCCTGTGTTGAAACCTGTACTTCCTCCAAAGGatcattaaaaattaaaggtCTGCATTATTGTTTAATCGCAAGCACTGTACTGCAACCAGAAAAAACACCCTAAGAACACAAACAGACAGACAGCTCTCTCCCCTATATGAATTTTGGAACAGTTAacttgggaagaaaaaaatgtaagatCAGGCAGTTTCTGTCCATCACATCTGATGTTTACTATAATCACCCAAAGAGGGAGGCACTGCTAAAAGAACTGAAGTAGTATTGAGCGGGGAAACTCAGTGGCCTTGAGGTTGTAAATATGCCACCACATtatccactccaggatgaaaggGGCTGAACAGCTTTAAAGGATAGGAGATTTCCATCAATGGATATCCCTAATATCCCTAGATACACAGGAATTCCCAATGATCTCAGAAGCATCTATGCAGAAGGCTAGACTCTTGTGCAATCTGCCTAGGATCTACGTATGCCTGAGAGTCCATTAGATACCATGCTGACCATGAATCCCTGTCAATACCTACCTCACAACTCCTCTGGAGGGATTGAGAGGTTTGGACCAGGAAGCCATATGAATTTCCACCCAGGACTTCCCCACTGGTTTGCTGGCAGAAAATGCCATGTAGAGTGGGGAAGCTTGAGTTAGCCAGTCTCCCAAAAACCTTTGAGAGATTTCTGCTATATTTTGTGGAGAATAAGGGAGAATACTTCTACTCAGGTTCAACTTGCTGACAAATTTTGGGCTTGATGAGTTTCCATTCTAACTGGTAGCTAAAAGTGGAGTAGATCATTTTGCCCTTAATTATATACTGAGGAAAGTAGTTAACAGATTTTGACCAACCCATTGTATTATTACTAtctctatttattttttcatcatACTCTTGCATTATTCTTTATGTTATGAGGGCAATACATAAACAATAGCTGATCCAAAACATCTGGATAAATAATAGAGGAATTCAGTCATGATTCTTAACATACAGAACCACTATGTGTTAAATCTATGATCACTGTGTTTGACTGCACATTATATGTTGTAGCAAGGTCATGTTATCCAATGACATACAAATTTTGTTAAATATGTTTGCCAGGCCTTCCAATTCAGTTTGCTCCATCTCTCTGTGGATGATCTCATGGTGTGAttggacaaaatgcagagatgaagTATGTGCAATGTAGCTCAGCATGACTGAGCAACAGATCCAGCTGCAAGTTCTGCAAAGCTCGACCTTCTTTATCTTAAATTTGAGAAAAATTCTAAAAAAAGACCAGGGAACTGAAAAGCTCATACGCAACATGTGGCTGTTTTACTCAACTTGAAGCTAAAAGCTTACCTGAAGTCTTTTAATTCTTGTTTTGTACTGCTCTCTTCTCTCTTGTTTTCTATTGTGTCTGCATTAGCTGCCTGCTGTAAGCTCCGAGTGATAGGTCCTCCAACCCTCTCTCTAGATTTTACACTGAACCTGTCTGTCTTTTTCTTGTTTGCCACAGCAGACTTACTTGGCAAAACGACTTTACTCCTTTGTATTCTGACATGCAGTTTCTGGGATGTTTTGCTTGAGATTCCAGAATTATTCTTGGCTACCActttagtttttttcccctcaatgtGAGTCATTTTGGCCACTCTTACAGGGCTGGAGTTCCTTAACACTGAAGAGGGACTTGGCTTTTTGGATCTAATTGGAGGTATAAATTTTacattttgctttgctttgaagGATGCAGTAGGCAGCTGAATCTGCACAGGTCCTGAGGTTCGTGCTCTCGTCTTGCCCAAGTGAGCCTGCATACTCTGCATTTTTATCTCCGCATCTGCCGTTCGCCTGCGCTGGTTGTTGCCTTTATCGCCACTTGCAGATGATGAGAAGCTACCACTTTTTTTGGATGAATTTTTTTTAGAGGAAGGGGAGATGGGTTTTTTGGGACAACTATAAGATGCATGTTTGTTCAAACTTCCAATGTAAGTGAATTCTCTATTACAGTAGGGGCAGATGTGAGAGTCTGACTCAGATACACTATTTTTCAAGTCTGCCTTCTGCTGTGCAGATCTCTTTTTTTGCAAGATTGCTTTTTGGACAAGCTGATTTTTCTTCTTCAATGCACTTAGTTTTAGCTTATTAGAAGACAATTTGCTAATCTCAACATTGAAATTAAGTCTTTTAGGTTGCCCCATTCGTCTGAAGGCATTTTTCTCAGTGCCAGCTATAATGACCATGCCATTTTTAGGCTGCACAGTCTGCTTCAGTGGTACTGGATTTTTTTTGGGCGTGTATCTCTTTTTGTCGCTGGCAGAGGCACATGCCAAGATGTGTTTGTGTAATTCAGGCATGTTATCAACGCTTTTCCCACATTTTGTGCAACGAATGGCAGTAGTAAAGGTCTGTGGAATATTATGGGTGGTGAAATTTGTAGCAGTGGCTCCAATACCCATAGGATTTCGGTGATGATACTGAAATGGAGGTGGTTTAAAGCTCGGATAGTGTTGATTGAGGCCCAAACGAACATCTGGATCTTTTGACTTTATTCCAGACGCCATTATTTTTATGGTAGTATAAAGCTCTTCAGAGGAGTCATTTAGATCttcatcctcttcttcttttGAGGGTTCCAAGGAAACTTCTGGTAGGCTTTGCATATGTTCTACACTTGCCTTACTGGGATCTGTAAAATTCTGGGGCCTTAGGGTCCCACTTTCAAACTCATGATGTGTGCATTCTTTGTCTGGATGGAGATCTCGCTGATGCTGTTGCAAATTGCACAAAAAGGCAAATTCCTTTTTACAAACTGAGCATACAAAGATATTTCCTACTCCATGAAGCAAAAAGCGATGTTCTGACAAGTCAGTTTTTTCTCTAAACAGCTGTACACAGAATTCACATTTGAAGGGCCACTCTTCAGCATGAACAGATAAATGCTTAGTTAGGTCTTTAATAGAAAGAAAAGGTGATTCACAGACATTGCACACAAAGCTTTTACTGAACGTTTCCTGAACTACATCTGCTTCACTTGAAGTCTCTGGATCTTCTCTTGGCTTCAGGTGCTCACTTTCCATTTCCTCTTGTTTAAAAGCTATTATGGGGAGAATACTTTCCAGATGATCAGCAGGGGAAACAACAGAAGAGACTactgaaagaggaggaggagaaggagatgatgaagaagaggaggaggaggaggaggaaaacgaagaggaggaggaagaggagaaagaagaggaagatgaGGACGAGGACGAGGAGAGGTTTGGAGGACCAGGTGAAGCAGTAGTAAAAAGTTCAACAGAAGGAACAGGAGATGGAGAGGGAGAAACTGTAGGTGAAAGGATTGGAAGTGAGGACTGTGTAGCAATGTTACAGAGTGGTGATGGGCACGAAGGAGTGGGAGTGACACTGGCAGAGGCATCTGGAAGTGGTAAAGGAACAGTAGGAAGGAGTGGAGGGGGTTGTGTAGCAAGTGTTAACAAAGGAGGAcaaggtggtggggaggaaggattTGTTGGCATTAGAAGAGGGGGCAGCTGACACAAGGAGGATATAGCAGATGTCTGAGGTAAAGGGGaagcaggagaactatgagaaggGGACTCAACAGTAGGTGCTGACAGACCAGGATCGACATCAGGTTCAAGCTGGGGTACTGATGATTTACATGGACTTGGGCTTCTATTCAAAATCAAATCTGGTGTGCTTTCTGTAGCTACATCCGTTCCGTTATATTCATTCAGCAGAACTTTTTGCAACATGCATGTGGTTGGTTTCTTCTTTTTAATACCACTACATGTTGGCTGCACTGAATTATTTTCTTTGCATTCCTTAATTTCAGTGTCACTATATGGCTTCTTATGCACACTTAGATCTAACACTGATTCCCAAGGAACCTGAGTCTTGCTTTTGACATCAGACCTTTGTTTTACACCACTAGATAAATCTAATGGCTGCTGGTTGCACACACTACCAAAAGTTGGAGTTGCTGTCCATTCCTTAGATATTTTATAGTCATCAAAGCTCAGAGGACTCATAGTctgtctttcctccctcccacataAGCTCCATACAGGTGAGCTGCTGTGACTTTCTAATTTTGGCATCTTTGACCCTAGAACTGTATCATTCCACGTGGTTTTTCCATCACCTTGTTTACTGAAGTCTCGAAGTGCTGGACTATGCTGTGGAGAACTGGGAGGAGAGCTGGTTCTCCTTTTGAACCTACTAGATACTGAAGGCAAAATGGGTGAAGATGTAGCAGAAGGACCTAATTTAGGGATTTCAGTTGCTGCTGGAGTTATCTTATTACTATCCTGTGTCTGAAGAAGTTGTTTTAACTTGGACGACAAATAAACACTTTTTTCTTTGTGAAAAGGTAAGCTCTCAGCTGTTGAAATGCTAAGAGGAAGATGTAACGAACATGAAGGAGTTATAGGTTCTGGAtctatttcagtttttattttaggTAAAAGAGGAGGGCTGGTTGTTCTCCTCTTTTTGGATTCATTGCTTCCACTGCTAGAAGGCTCCTTAGGAAGGTCAGTCATGTGTGTTTGCGAAGACTTTAAATTTTGAGAAATTTCCACTGTGACTGGACTAAGTAAACAATTTATTCCATAGAGGTCTGCAGAATTGGA harbors:
- the PRDM2 gene encoding PR domain zinc finger protein 2 isoform X4 → MCVDATDPRKGNWLRYVNWALSGKEQNLFPLEINRTIYYKTLKPIEPGEELLVWYNGEDNPEIAAAIEEERAAHRSKKHSPKAKKGKKKECKNKGKKAIDTKPRNTDLDFTSTDMRESKEDRKEEDEKPSVSAVLSLEQTAVIQEMVNQDVLPKLMIPSPTSEPQTMPEDKPGAITCGSDDLEEEEEEEEEEEEEEEEEDEEEVEDANLPEESPGKEPTAVCEEKLESMEEQKSISEESLESSPKKTLVVKIPKAKGVSNGDLQETFMFPCQHCERKFTTKQGLERHMHIHISSVNHAFKCRYCGKAFGTQINRRRHERRHEAGPKRKPFLTLTSAPQSDDVADGQTFADDGLKDELNVSNLVQDFAVLDSEKVSQEMSNSTLVENKEPKELHPCKYCKKVFGTHTNMRRHQRRVHERHLIPKGVRRKGFILEEPQLQTEQAQPAQSVYIASTELEEDGEADDIYIMDISSNISENLNYYIDGKIQSNSSTSNCDVIEMESNSADLYGINCLLSPVTVEISQNLKSSQTHMTDLPKEPSSSGSNESKKRRTTSPPLLPKIKTEIDPEPITPSCSLHLPLSISTAESLPFHKEKSVYLSSKLKQLLQTQDSNKITPAATEIPKLGPSATSSPILPSVSSRFKRRTSSPPSSPQHSPALRDFSKQGDGKTTWNDTVLGSKMPKLESHSSSPVWSLCGREERQTMSPLSFDDYKISKEWTATPTFGSVCNQQPLDLSSGVKQRSDVKSKTQVPWESVLDLSVHKKPYSDTEIKECKENNSVQPTCSGIKKKKPTTCMLQKVLLNEYNGTDVATESTPDLILNRSPSPCKSSVPQLEPDVDPGLSAPTVESPSHSSPASPLPQTSAISSLCQLPPLLMPTNPSSPPPCPPLLTLATQPPPLLPTVPLPLPDASASVTPTPSCPSPLCNIATQSSLPILSPTVSPSPSPVPSVELFTTASPGPPNLSSSSSSSSSSFSSSSSSSFSSSSSSSSSSSPSPPPLSVVSSVVSPADHLESILPIIAFKQEEMESEHLKPREDPETSSEADVVQETFSKSFVCNVCESPFLSIKDLTKHLSVHAEEWPFKCEFCVQLFREKTDLSEHRFLLHGVGNIFVCSVCKKEFAFLCNLQQHQRDLHPDKECTHHEFESGTLRPQNFTDPSKASVEHMQSLPEVSLEPSKEEEDEDLNDSSEELYTTIKIMASGIKSKDPDVRLGLNQHYPSFKPPPFQYHHRNPMGIGATATNFTTHNIPQTFTTAIRCTKCGKSVDNMPELHKHILACASASDKKRYTPKKNPVPLKQTVQPKNGMVIIAGTEKNAFRRMGQPKRLNFNVEISKLSSNKLKLSALKKKNQLVQKAILQKKRSAQQKADLKNSVSESDSHICPYCNREFTYIGSLNKHASYSCPKKPISPSSKKNSSKKSGSFSSSASGDKGNNQRRRTADAEIKMQSMQAHLGKTRARTSGPVQIQLPTASFKAKQNVKFIPPIRSKKPSPSSVLRNSSPVRVAKMTHIEGKKTKVVAKNNSGISSKTSQKLHVRIQRSKVVLPSKSAVANKKKTDRFSVKSRERVGGPITRSLQQAANADTIENKREESSTKQELKDFSYRLRMASRCPPTSSPNTCTRQCKKSNCTMAHFFKE
- the PRDM2 gene encoding PR domain zinc finger protein 2 isoform X5, whose translation is MWEVYYPNLGWMCVDATDPRKGNWLRYVNWALSGKEQNLFPLEINRTIYYKTLKPIEPGEELLVWYNGEDNPEIAAAIEEERAAHRSKKHSPKAKKGKKKECKNKGKKAIDTKPRNTDLDFTSTDMRESKEDRKEEDEKPSVSAVLSLEQTAVIQEMVNQDVLPKLMIPSPTSEPQTMPEDKPGAITCGSDDLEEEEEEEEEEEEEEEEEDEEEVEDANLPEESPGKEPTAVCEEKLESMEEQKSISEESLESSPKKTLVVKIPKAKGVSNGDLQETFMFPCQHCERKFTTKQGLERHMHIHISSVNHAFKCRYCGKAFGTQINRRRHERRHEAGPKRKPFLTLTSAPQSDDVADGQTFADDGLKDELNVSNLVQDFAVLDSEKVSQEMSNSTLVENKEPKELHPCKYCKKVFGTHTNMRRHQRRVHERHLIPKGVRRKGFILEEPQLQTEQAQPAQSVYIASTELEEDGEADDIYIMDISSNISENLNYYIDGKIQSNSSTSNCDVIEMESNSADLYGINCLLSPVTVEISQNLKSSQTHMTDLPKEPSSSGSNESKKRRTTSPPLLPKIKTEIDPEPITPSCSLHLPLSISTAESLPFHKEKSVYLSSKLKQLLQTQDSNKITPAATEIPKLGPSATSSPILPSVSSRFKRRTSSPPSSPQHSPALRDFSKQGDGKTTWNDTVLGSKMPKLESHSSSPVWSLCGREERQTMSPLSFDDYKISKEWTATPTFGSVCNQQPLDLSSGVKQRSDVKSKTQVPWESVLDLSVHKKPYSDTEIKECKENNSVQPTCSGIKKKKPTTCMLQKVLLNEYNGTDVATESTPDLILNRSPSPCKSSVPQLEPDVDPGLSAPTVESPSHSSPASPLPQTSAISSLCQLPPLLMPTNPSSPPPCPPLLTLATQPPPLLPTVPLPLPDASASVTPTPSCPSPLCNIATQSSLPILSPTVSPSPSPVPSVELFTTASPGPPNLSSSSSSSSSSFSSSSSSSFSSSSSSSSSSSPSPPPLSVVSSVVSPADHLESILPIIAFKQEEMESEHLKPREDPETSSEADVVQETFSKSFVCNVCESPFLSIKDLTKHLSVHAEEWPFKCEFCVQLFREKTDLSEHRFLLHGVGNIFVCSVCKKEFAFLCNLQQHQRDLHPDKECTHHEFESGTLRPQNFTDPSKASVEHMQSLPEVSLEPSKEEEDEDLNDSSEELYTTIKIMASGIKSKDPDVRLGLNQHYPSFKPPPFQYHHRNPMGIGATATNFTTHNIPQTFTTAIRCTKCGKSVDNMPELHKHILACASASDKKRYTPKKNPVPLKQTVQPKNGMVIIAGTEKNAFRRMGQPKRLNFNVEISKLSSNKLKLSALKKKNQLVQKAILQKKRSAQQKADLKNSVSESDSHICPYCNREFTYIGSLNKHASYSCPKKPISPSSKKNSSKKSGSFSSSASGDKGNNQRRRTADAEIKMQSMQAHLGKTRARTSGPVQIQLPTASFKAKQNVKFIPPIRSKKPSPSSVLRNSSPVRVAKMTHIEGKKTKVVAKNNSGISSKTSQKLHVRIQRSKVVLPSKSAVANKKKTDRFSVKSRERVGGPITRSLQQAANADTIENKREESSTKQELKDFSYRLRMASRCPPTSSPNTCTRQCKKSNCTMAHFFKE